TTAACGTTAATTATATTGACTACCGGTGCCGCCTGGTGGTGGACAGTAAAAAGCCATACCGTTCTGAATGAAGCAAAGGAAACAATCGCCGCTGAGCTTTCCAAGGCCTTCGGCCTGCCTGTTTCCATTGATCAGCTGGCTGTAAGCGGTCTTAATGCAGCTTCAGCCGCCAATATTACAATTTACGACAAACAGGGTCAGATCCTGGCTCAGATTGAACAACTGACAGTGAATTATAGTTTGTTCAGTATTTTTACCGGCAAAGCGCCGGTGAGCGCCATAAATGAAATCAACGTGACCCGCCCGCATTTTTTTCTCACTGAATATGTCAACGGCACATGGAATATTGCCGACATATCCCGGACGAAGGATGAAAGCGCCGCTGATTTCACCGGTAAGGTACAACTGCAGGAAGGGATTATATCGATAACAACTCCTCAAGGCCAGTGGGACCTTACGCAGCTTGCGGGAACCGTTGACTTTGCCAGAGCGGACGCAACCGGTTTTTCTCTTGCCTTTATGAATGATATTACCAACTATAGAACGTCCGGAACGGCCAACCTCAAAAACGGGCGCTTATCGGCCGCCTTACAGGCCGATAAGCTGAATCCGGCTAATTATCAGACCATATTGCCGGCAGAGGTCAAGGTTCGCTTTGCCGGCGGCAGTCTTACCAATATGGATGTCGCCGTCAATTATGACGGGAAAAATTTTGCGTACGCCGGGGAGTTTAGACTTACCGACCTGGCGGCGGAAGTTTATGGGAAAGATGTTACGCAGGTAAACGGATTGATAACGTTTACGTCTGAACACGTTTACATATTAGGGACAAAGGCGCTGGTGGCCGGCCAGCCGGTAAGCCTGCAAGGCCAGGTGGCCTTAGGCGGGGAACAGCCTGTCCTCGACATCACAGCCAATTCGCCCGGTTTTGACTTTGCAACGGTTATCAGCGGTTTTCCCCTGACCGGCGCCGTCAAATTTGAATCATCCATCCGCGGCGTGCCGGATAATCCGGTTGTTGACGCTGCAATCCAGTTGGCCGACAGCAGTTATGACCGGTATTCCATCAGGAATGCCAAGGCAAAGCTTCACTATGACAATGGCGTAGTGGGCGTTGAGAATGCTGCAGCAAATGTACTGGGCGGCGATATAGCTTTTTCCGGCAATTATCATGTTGACAATCAGCACTACCAGATTAGTTTGCGGGGGCAAGGGCTTAACAGCGCGGAATTATTGGCAGGGAGCGATCTGCCGGCGTTAAGCGGTCGGACTGCGGTTGAAATTTATGCCAGCGGTCAGGGAACAAACTTGACCCAGGCTTCCATGAGCGGGCAAGTTTCTGTCAGTGAAGGCAGCGTTGCCGGCATGCCTTTCGATAAGTTTTACGGTGCTTTTGAACAAACCGGCGGCTTGCTTACTATTACCCAGGCCAGTATGGCCTTGCCGGCGGGAGGCCTTATTTCCTCTTCCGGCAAGGCCGATTTAGCCGGCGGCAATATTAATTTTGCTGTTGACGGTTTCAGTGTTGATGTTGGAAAGTTGCCTCTTACAGTTCCTAATAATATTAAGCTGGCGGGGACTGCCGATTTTACAGCCAGCGTGGCCGGAACGCTGGCGCGTCCGGAAGCTGAAGCTTCCCTGACGATAAACGATATGGCGGTACAGGACCAGAATTTTGGCCAGGCTAACGGTCAAGTCAAGTTATCGCCGGAACAAATTGTCATCCGGAATATGGTGCTGGTTGATGGCGTTGGCCAAAACGAATTGAGCGGCAGTATTGAGCTTACAGGAATGAAAAATGTTAACCTCAAGCTTATCACGACAAATGTCAGAGCCGAAAAGTTAGCGCAAATTTTTGCTACAGATCAACGTATTACCGGCAATTTAGACCATGAGCTGCTTATTACCGGTCCCCTTGCCGATGTTTCATTAGCAGGCAGAGTTAAACTTACCGAAGGCAGCTTTAACGGGCAGTTGATTGCTGAAGCCCAGGGAACTTATCAGCGGCGCAACGGTATGATTTATATTCCCGAGTTAGCCATCCGGTCTTTAGACAGCAGAATTACTCTGTCAGGTACGGTCGGCAGCAACAACGAGCTAAGCTTGAACGTAGCTGCCCGCGATATCGACATTACCCGCTTAGGCATCCAATATCCTTATCCTGTTGCCGGTATGGCCAATTTGAACGGGGCGGTAACCGGAACTGCTGCCAGCCCGGTATTCACCGGCAATATGATGTCATCTTTCATAAAAGCAAATGGGCAAGTACTGACCAATATTAACGCCCAGTTTCAGTATAATGCCGGTTTGCTGGACCTGTATCACTTACAAGTTGACCATGGGGCGGGCAAGTTCAATTTTACCGGCTCGGTAGATACCAGGAGCGGCAGGATGTTCGGCAGAATTACCGCCGAGAGCGGCAATGTTGCCGGCTTGCTGGCCCTTGCCAATCAGCCCGACAGGGGCGTGAGCGGTTTTCTTGACGGAGATATTTTACTGGGAGGAACTTTCAGCAATCCCAGTATTCAGTTGCTTGGCAAGATCAGAGAAGGCAGAATCAAAAACTATGCGCTGACGACGGTGGATCTGGATGCATCACTCGCCGATCATGTGGTTACTATCAATCAATTTACGGCCAAACAGTCCGGCGACGGTATCATTGCCGCCCGCGGCACAGCTGATGTCAACGGTGAAATTAATATGGAAGTAGGCGGCAAGAATGTGGATGCGGGCCTGTTTTCGGCCCTTTTTGACACAACGGTGCAACCCTATGGCAAAGTAAGTTTTACCGCTCAGGCAACAGGGGCCACCAAGGATCCGCGCGTTGCTCTGTCCCTTGATATCAGCGACGGTGGCGTTGTTAATGCCCAGTTCGACCATTTGTACGGATTATTCCTATATAATAGCGGCAGCATCCATGTGAATCAGTTATATATTGCCAAAGGTCCTTATAAAGCAAGCGCTTACGGCGAAATACCCTTGAAGGCGCTTAACAGTAAAGGGCGTAAGCAGGCAGATATAAGAGATTCCATGAATCTGGCCATCCATCTTGACAATGCCGATTTAAGCATTCTGCCGCTGTTAACAAAAGAAGTGTCCTGGGCTGCCGGACCGACTGCCGGGGAACTGGTAATAGGCGGAACACTGGCTCAACCCACGCTTGACGGCAAAATTACCGTGAGTGACGGCACACTTAAATTGGCTTCCTTAGCCGAACCTTTCCGGAAACTAGGGGTTGATATTCGCTTTGAAGGTGATAAAATAAATATCAAGGCCTGCGACGGCCAGATGGGTGGGGGGTCCTACCAACTGACTGGTACGGCATACATTGACGGTTTGTCGTTGACCAATTATAATTTAGCTATGAATATCGATAAACTCGGTATTCGCCATAAGTACTACCAAGGTCCGGTTAATGGCGCCTTATCTTTAACGGACAAAGCCGGCAAGCCGACGCTTCAAGGCCGGCTGGAGCTTAACAATACCACCGTTAACATTCCTGCCCTACCGGAAACTACCTCTGCCGATATTGATATTGCCCTTGATCTTGATATCGAGCTGGGGCAAAGAACGCACATGTATAATGCCTATTTGTACGATTTTTTTGCCGAAGGTTCGCTTCATCTTGGCGGCACTGTCGGCCGGCCGAATGCAACCGGCAGGATTACGGCCAGGAACGGTTCGGTACGGTATTTAACCAACCGGTTTAATATTAAAACCGGCTCAGCTGAGTTTTCACCCTATCGCGGCATTGAGCCGGTGATTAAGCTGCATGCGGAAAACCGGCTGGCAAGCACAGTAATTAATCTGGATATCAATGGCCCTGTCAGTGCTATGAACCTGGGACTGACATCGGAACCGGCAATGAGCCAGGAGGAAATTCTCTCCTTATTAACATTAAGAGGCAGTTATTTTACAGGACAAAGAACTTCTAACGGCAGTGTCGACTCCGTTTTGGGGCGGGATCAACTGATTAGCCTGCTGGATGCCGGTTTGCAAATGCAGTTTATCGCCGAAACCGAAAATGCCGTTCGTAATATTTTAGGCGTTGATGAATTCCAAATTGTGCGGGCTTCCATGTTTGATGTCCGCAATCAACGCAATCAAACAAGCAGGAGTACACAGTCCCCGGAATTTGCCGGCTATAATCTGGAAATCGGCAAATATCTGACCGACAAACTGCTCATCAGCTATACGCTGGGAATTGATCAAAAGACTCAGAACATTTCCTTCCGTTATGAACTAAACAAACGGATAAGTGTTGGCGGCAATTTTGGGGGAGCCAACAACGGGTTGTATACCATAGAAACGCGGTTTAATTTTTAACAGCTTTTTTAACATTTTTACCCCGCCGCTTTTGAAAGGATGATTACCATGACTCTCAATCAATATCTGGGTGAACTGAAAAACGTCAAGCTGCTTGCTGGCGAGGAGGAACAGGCTCTCTGGCAGGCGTTTAAGGATACTGATGATTTGGATGCACGGCGGCGGCTCATTGAAAGCTACCAGCCGTTGGTCTTTAAAGTTGCTATGCGCTGGCGCCTTGAGGAGTCCGTTCTCATGGATCTTGTCCAGGAAGGAACAGTGGGTCTTATTGAAGCGGTGGAAAATTATGACCATACCCGGGGGGTAGCTTTCAGTCTATATGCCACCCACCGTATCCGGGGGCGTATTCTCAATTATCTCAATAAAGAAAAGAGTCCGGCCCTGGTGCATATGGAAAGTCCGCTGGCTGCCGGCGAGGCCGATGACTCGGGAACTTTCGGCGACCTGTTGGTTGATGCTTCGGCCGAGGTTGCAGCGCAAGCCGAACAGAGTTATCTGGTGGAACAGCTGAAGCATGCAATGGGACGTTTACCGGTGAAGGAACAGCTGGTATTAAGCGGTATGTATCTGGATGAAACTGAGCCCAAAGAACTGGCGGTAAATATGGATATGAGCGTTTCCCATATTTACCGTCTGCAAAAGCAGGGAATCCGCCGTTTGCGGGGTATGCTAGCCCGGCTGATGGGCAGCTGGTAGAGAGGCTGATTTAAAACACCCATCTGCTTCGTTGCTCCTGCGGGCGTTCGCTTCACGTACTTCTCTGTACTGTTCCGCTCACGTCCTCGTCGCGCCTAGCATCTGAGCATTTTAAATCAGCCTCTTTAAATTGAGGTAGCGTGTTTTTTAAAACACACATGGAAAAGAGGATAAAAGAGCATAGTACTAAAAAACACGAGAAAACAAGTGGATTTGTCGATTAATATTTAGCAATTTGCTTTAGATGCGTGAATTTACCTGTTTTTCGATTGTTGTGGAGGACCAGAATTTGGCCCCTTCCCATGATTATAGTAATGTGTTTATAATAGGGGTGATAAATATGACGGGATGCAAAGATCGAATTAACCGACATCTCAGCTCGGCGCGGCGGTGGCTTTCCCAAGCCGAACGGGCTTTTGAAGGAGAACGGGATGTTCGCGGTGAACTTAATTTGTTTTTAGCTCAGGCTGAACTGCAGCATGCCCGTGAAGTTAACCGTTCTAAGCATTGGCGATTTAAATACCCGCTTCTATCCCATGGATTGGCTTTAGGTTTGGCCGCAACGGTAATCGCTTTTGGCTTTGGCGCCAGCTTTAGGCTGGTTCAGGAGCTGCCGAAGCCGAGTGAACCAGCCCCGGTAGTGGTGGTTGACCAAAGTCAGCCGGCTGATACTGCGCTAAAGCCGCTGGTGGTAATTACACCGGAGCCGGCAGCGCCTGTTTCCAATCAGCCAGCCCGTCAAATTTTGACTAAGCCGGTCCAAAATGAGACAGTAGAACCGGTTTCTGCGCCTGCCGTACCGGAGAAAGCGATTTCTGCCTCCCAAGCTGCCGAGGAACAAGAAGTTCGCTTATCCTCCGAAGAGATGCAGAAACTTGTCAGGTCTGCGGGCAAGTCATTACGCGGCTTGTAAATACTGCTTAAGAAGATAAAGGAGGTAATAGATGAAGGCTTTTAAGGGTTCTAAATATGTATTATTCGCAGCCATTATCAGCTTCAGTCTTGTTTTTGCCGTACTGCAGGCAAGTGCGGTGGACATTACCGGCAAAACGGCAACTGCTATACAGGTAACAGGCAGCAACCAGGTGGCTGAAAGCACAATTATGGGAGTTGTCCAGCTAAAGCCTGGGGACACGATAACTGCAGATAAAATTAAGCAGGATTTGCAGTCTATTTATGATCTTGGTTATTTTTTTGACGTAGTTGCCAACTTTTCTGAAGTCCCGGAAGGAATTAAAGTAATTTATACGGTAATGGAAAATCCACAGCTAAATGACGTTGTCGTCCAAGGCGCAACAAAAGTTTCTGCAGACAAAATCAAGGGAATGATCACTGTCAATAAGGGTTCCATAGTGAATACCAGGACGGTAGATACCAATATTCGTTCCATTGAACAATACTATCATGATCAGGGATATATACTGGCTAAAGTAAGCGACGTATCCATGAGCCCGGGAGGCGTGCTGACTCTGACCGTCAACGAGGGCAGGCTTGAAGGTATTGTGGTAAAAGGCAACGAAAAGACCAAAACCGGCGTAATCACCCGGGAAATGACAAAACTCCAGGTTGGACAACCTTTTAATGTCAAGGATGCCCAGCGAAGTATGCAAAAAGTGCATAACCTGGGGTACTTTGAAGATGTAAACATGAAGTTAAACCCGGGTCAGGAACCCAATGCAGTTGTTGTAGAGACCAGCGTGGTTGAGCAAAAGACCGGTACCTTCTCCATTGGCGGCGGCTACAGCGAGGCTGATGGAATGATTGGTATCATCGAGCTTGGCGACAACAATTTCCGCGGTACCGGGGACAAGGTTAAACTCCACTGGGAGTTTGGCGGCACCAGCAACAAAAACTATGAGGTTAGTTATACCCGTCCGTGGCTTGACAGCAAGCAAACGTCACTGGGATTCAGCGTGTACAATATGACCAACCGGTACAGCGACTACTATGACGGCGGCGATTTGCAATCCACCTACGATAAGAATCGCCGGGGATTTGACATTACGCTGGGCCGGCCTCAGGGCGAATATGTACAAAACTATATTACTTTCAAAAATCGCCACGACTCTCATGTAGAATATGTGGAAGGGGCGGAGAATTATTCCGATGGAACGCCGCAACACCAACAATATCTAGATGATAACTTCGGCCTGACCCGCAGCATTACCCTGACAAGAGTGTTTGACTCCCGCGACAATTATATGAATCCAACTGAAGGCCGGCGGGTATCTTTATCTTCTGAATTTGCCGGCCTGGGTGGAGATTTTAAATTCAATAAATATACTTTGGATGCCCGTCAATACCGCAGCCTTGGTCATGACCATGTTCTTGCCGCGCGGGTAATGGCCGGCTATGCTGACGGCAACATGCCGGAAGCCGGTAAGTTTGCCGTCGGCGGACCTGATACTCTGCGCGGTTATAAAGATGACGAGTATAAAGGCGACAAAATGCTGGCTGCTTCCGTTGAATACCGTTTCCCGCTTGTCAGCAAAGTTCAGGGAGCGTTTTTCACCGATATTGGTAATGCTTGGGATGGGGAAGGGTACAAGTTGGACGATCTTAAGGGCAGTGTCGGCGTCGGCATTCGCCTGGTTACGCCGATTGGACCGGTTCGCATTGACTATGCCAAAGGAAGCGAAGGCGGTAGAGCTCATTTTAGTTTTGGCGGCCAATTCTAACCTTTCCAGAACTTGCAGGAAAAGAACAGCATTTCTTTAGAGTCAGGTCTTTGGCCTGACTCTTGCCACAGGCAAGGAGGTGTAATTTCTTACAGCATGTTATATTCTTCAGCATTTGCGAAGGTTGCCAAGATTATGAAGATTATAAAGATTATGAAGGTTATTTGGATTTTAGCCGTTGCTTCATTTTTTATGAGTGTTCCGGCATCTCATGCCTACGCTGCCCAATCAACTCAAGATGAAGTTGCAGCAATAACTGTCAGTATAACGGCTGTAAAACCTCCGCCGGTTCGGATTGTCAAACGTATGTCGGCAAGTGTCGCCACGGTGGGTGAGCAAATGTTCCTGGGACGCTCAGTAACAGATTTGGAAACCAACAGCCAATCTTACAGCCAGTTGATTAAGGAAATATTTGACAGAGTGCTGGTTGGCTACTCTGTGGAGCGGGTAAGTATTTCCCCGGGACCTACAACGCACATTGCCGTTAATGTCACGCCCTGGGGAGATGTTGTTCAGGATGTGGCGCTGGAGATCGACTTTGGCCGTTTGTCGCCTGAATTGACCGATATTATTAAACAGGATATGGGTAGCATTGAAGAAAAGATTAATGATGTACTGATTGGGCTGCCGGTGGATGCGGTAGATTGGGCCGGGGGGGTTTCCAAAAGTGTAATCCGGGAAATCCTGGCCGACCAGTTGCCGGAATTTAAAGCTAATCTGGATATCATTGCCGGACAACGCACGGTGGTTAAATTGTCCCTCATTCCGGCGGGCGCCACAGTGCAAGCTGTTAATGTTTCTTTTCGCTCGCACACCATTCCTCAGCTTTTGCTGTTGGAAGCAAAGCCGGTTGTGGAAAAAGAGGTGGCAGTCATGCGCGGCTTACCGGTTGCCTTCTTAGAGCGGCACCGGGATTATTTCACAAATACAATCTCTTCCTATGCTGAGCGTCAACCCTTAGTGAAGCGTTACGGGGTGACGATTACTCCCGTTATTAATCCCGGCGAGGATACCCAGGTTATATTGCAGGCTGAGACGACAAAATACCGGATAAGTCTTGAAGGCAATCTGGATATAGGACGTTTACAGGATAATACTTCAGCTAAACTGCATGCCGGTGTATTTCTCAATAAAAAGGATGAAGCCTTTCTCGAAGTGAGCTTTTTACCAAGTTCGGTAACCTGGGAGTTTGAGCCCGGTTGGGGTCACCGATTAAGCAGCCAAACGACGGCGGGTTTCAGGTACAATTTTGCCCATGGCCAGGCTAAAGTCTGGATGACCCAGGATATAGGGCGAAACTGGAGTTTGCGCCTGGAGAGAACTCCGGAAAGCGGCGCGAATGAATTTGCTGTCAGGTACAAACTGCATGAGCTATTAAGTGCTGAATATGTGTTTACCAATCAGGAGAATTGGCTGCGACTGGTCGGCAATCTCTAAGAGGAAAGGATTGAAGTACAGGCTCTTGCCTGTTATAATTAGGAAGTAGGCTCTAAAATATGCCTAATGGGCAAAAAAGGAAAAAGGATGGGTAAAATAGTGTTCAAAAACAAGAGAAACGCCAAAATTATCGCCATTGCCGTAGTCGCATTTTTTGTATTGGGAGTAGTCGGCATTGCCGTTTCCCAAAGCGGCTCCAGCAAAGCTGCCGGTACTTCCTCTAACATCGGTAAAGTCAATTATGGCCGGTTGGTGACCGAAAACCCCGAGTGGACTAAGATGCAGCAGACCATGCAAACAGAATATGACCAGGCTAAAAAGGACTTTGACGAAAAGTCCAAAAGCATGAATGATCAGGAAAAAGAGCAGTATTACAATCAGTTGAAGGAGCGGCTGGACCTCAAAGAGCAGGAACTTAAAGCCCCTATTTTTGATAAAGTAAATGCTGCTGTAAAAACTGTTGCCGACGCTAAGGGCATTGCCGTGGTAATGGATGCCGGCAACGTCGTTTACGGCGGTCAGGATTTGACTGATGATGTAATGAAAAATCTTACCGGTAAATAATTCTTAAGATTATAGGTTCTGGTTAGCCGAGCTGCTAGGTACTAGTGTTGTGCTCGGCTTTCTTCAAAATCGTGGTTAAATCTAGAGAGGATGGTTCGTTGTGCTGCCAAGCATTCCAAGGTGGTTTCGCTTCTTGGGACTTTTAGGTTTGAGTGCCGCCCTGTTGACCGGCTGTGCTTCGAAACAGTCTCCCGGCCCCAATTTGCCCCCGCAGCCCGCTGTTGGTGTAATTGATATGGATAAAGCCCTTCAAGCCCATCCTAAAGCTGAGGAGTGGGCTATACTCCAAAAGGAAGCTCAGACTATTGTAGAGCAAATAAATACCGAAACCCGGCATTTGAGTATGAATAATAGTGCCGATTCCCCGGCAGCCGCCATCCCTCCTGCCGTACAAGACGGACAGCAAGCAGCTCTGACGCAAGAGTATAATGCAAAAATGGCGGCAAAAGAAAAAGAAGTGCGTGCCCGTCTTGACGCCAAAGCCGCTAAAATTCACGCCGATTTAGATGAGAAGATGAAAGCTTATGAGGCTGAGCTGGAAAAAGAATATCAACCGCAAATCTTTAATATCCAACTAAAATTGCAAACCCTTCACCTGGAAGAAAAAGAGGCCAATGAACTAAAAAATTCTTTGGAGCAGCTAAAAAAAGAACAGGCGGAAAAGCTTGCCGCCCGCCAGCAGGAATTGTCCAATACCTTTAATGAGGCATTAGCTCCTGATAAGGCTGCCGCTGAACAGGAAATGGCCGAATATGCCAAAAATCTAAGTGACGAATTGAATGCCCGGGCCCGTTCGTTTAAGCAAGAATTGAATGGATCTGTGCAAGCGCCTAATAACTCTTTGGGTCAAGCCGATGCCGGCGGACGGATCGCGGAACTGGAACACCAGCTCGAGATGAAGAAGCAGGAGATCCAGGTCTTGCAAGAAGCTATTATCAAAGATGTCCAGGATAAAACAGCTAAGGTTGCCGCCGAGCACCGCCTGGAAACGGTATTGGCCGGCCACAAAATGAATATTGCCGCGGTTGATGTTACCGACTGGGTTATTGCCGAGTTAAAAAAATAAACTGGTGGCTGTTAAGTGGGGAACTGCTTATAAACCGCCATCTGCTTCGTTACTTCTGCGATCCTCACTCCAGCGTACAACCAGTACGCTTGCGTTCCGGTTCTCGTCGTGCCTCGCAGCTGACGATTTCTAAGCAGTTCGTGGCATTTGTGGACTTGAGCGGGAGACGGTTTAAGAAGTAATTTCCTGTGCATACTAAATTTAAAGAAATGCGTAGCTCAGGGTCCCTAGTAAAGGTGAGCTATTGCGGATGATTGGAGGATATACGTGATGAGATCAATGGTTAAATCTATTTTAGGTATGTCAAAAAGAGTGAAACTCTCGCTTGTTGTGGTTGCTATATTGGCGGCGACAATTTTGCTTGGCGGCTGTAATTTCGGCCAAAGCACCGTTGGGGTGCTGGATGTCAACAAGGTTATGTCGGATAGTCCTAGGATTAAGCAATTTCAGGATCAACTCAATACCAAAGGTAAAGAGCTGAGTGACCAGTTAGAGAAGGACAAACCCAATATTAGCGCCGAAGAATATCAAAAACGGCAGGAAACGGCTTATGGGGAGTTTTTAAAGACTAAACAGGAACTGGAAACGCAAATTGATGATAGCATTAAACAAGCCATCGAACAGGTCGGCAAAGAAAAGAAAATGGGGGTAGTCCTTTACAAAACCAGCGTTGCTCACGGTGGAACCGACGTAACTGACGACGTCCTTAAGAAAATGCAATAGGGAATAGAGGCTGTTTCAGTGAAAAAAACGCTAAAGGAACTTGCCGCCCTTGTTGAAGGCGTAATTCTTGGGGAAACTGATTTTGAAAATATTGAAATAACCGGCGTTACCGGTATTGAAGACGCCGGACCCGGCAATATTACCTTTGCCGTGCCGCCTCACCTTGACAAGGCGGCACGTTCCCCTGCCGCTGCAGTGGTTGTACCCGATACAGTATATCAGTACCCTAAGCCTGCTATCCGGGTTGCCAATCCCCGGGTAGCCTTTGTTACCCTCCTTAACTTGTTCACGCCACAGCCTGATGTAAAACGGGAAATTCATCCCAGCGCCATTCTGGGCACGGGGGTCAGCATTGGCGGCAACGTTGCCGTGATGGCTTATGCGGTAATTGAAGATGGAGTTACCATAGGGAACAATACCGTCATTTATCCCCATACCTATATTGGACATAACTCGCGTATCGGCGGCGACACCCTGATTTATCCCGGTGTTACCATTCGCGAGAACTGCCAGGTTGGCAACCGGGTGATTATCCATAGCGGCGCTGCAATCGGCAGCGATGGTTTTGGGTTTGTCACTTTTAACGGCCAGCATATTAAAGTACCGCAAGTGGGCAATGTAATTATTGAAGACGAAGTGGAAATCGGCGCCAACGCGACGATTGACCGGGCGACGACCAGCAGTACCATTGTCCGGCAGGGAACAAAGATTGACAACCTGGTACATTTGGCGCATAATGTTGAAATCGGCGAGAACTGTTTTCTTGTAGCCCAGACCGGTATTGCCGGCAGT
This window of the Methylomusa anaerophila genome carries:
- a CDS encoding OmpH family outer membrane protein gives rise to the protein MFKNKRNAKIIAIAVVAFFVLGVVGIAVSQSGSSKAAGTSSNIGKVNYGRLVTENPEWTKMQQTMQTEYDQAKKDFDEKSKSMNDQEKEQYYNQLKERLDLKEQELKAPIFDKVNAAVKTVADAKGIAVVMDAGNVVYGGQDLTDDVMKNLTGK
- a CDS encoding translocation/assembly module TamB domain-containing protein — encoded protein: MRTKVTALIVTLTLIILTTGAAWWWTVKSHTVLNEAKETIAAELSKAFGLPVSIDQLAVSGLNAASAANITIYDKQGQILAQIEQLTVNYSLFSIFTGKAPVSAINEINVTRPHFFLTEYVNGTWNIADISRTKDESAADFTGKVQLQEGIISITTPQGQWDLTQLAGTVDFARADATGFSLAFMNDITNYRTSGTANLKNGRLSAALQADKLNPANYQTILPAEVKVRFAGGSLTNMDVAVNYDGKNFAYAGEFRLTDLAAEVYGKDVTQVNGLITFTSEHVYILGTKALVAGQPVSLQGQVALGGEQPVLDITANSPGFDFATVISGFPLTGAVKFESSIRGVPDNPVVDAAIQLADSSYDRYSIRNAKAKLHYDNGVVGVENAAANVLGGDIAFSGNYHVDNQHYQISLRGQGLNSAELLAGSDLPALSGRTAVEIYASGQGTNLTQASMSGQVSVSEGSVAGMPFDKFYGAFEQTGGLLTITQASMALPAGGLISSSGKADLAGGNINFAVDGFSVDVGKLPLTVPNNIKLAGTADFTASVAGTLARPEAEASLTINDMAVQDQNFGQANGQVKLSPEQIVIRNMVLVDGVGQNELSGSIELTGMKNVNLKLITTNVRAEKLAQIFATDQRITGNLDHELLITGPLADVSLAGRVKLTEGSFNGQLIAEAQGTYQRRNGMIYIPELAIRSLDSRITLSGTVGSNNELSLNVAARDIDITRLGIQYPYPVAGMANLNGAVTGTAASPVFTGNMMSSFIKANGQVLTNINAQFQYNAGLLDLYHLQVDHGAGKFNFTGSVDTRSGRMFGRITAESGNVAGLLALANQPDRGVSGFLDGDILLGGTFSNPSIQLLGKIREGRIKNYALTTVDLDASLADHVVTINQFTAKQSGDGIIAARGTADVNGEINMEVGGKNVDAGLFSALFDTTVQPYGKVSFTAQATGATKDPRVALSLDISDGGVVNAQFDHLYGLFLYNSGSIHVNQLYIAKGPYKASAYGEIPLKALNSKGRKQADIRDSMNLAIHLDNADLSILPLLTKEVSWAAGPTAGELVIGGTLAQPTLDGKITVSDGTLKLASLAEPFRKLGVDIRFEGDKINIKACDGQMGGGSYQLTGTAYIDGLSLTNYNLAMNIDKLGIRHKYYQGPVNGALSLTDKAGKPTLQGRLELNNTTVNIPALPETTSADIDIALDLDIELGQRTHMYNAYLYDFFAEGSLHLGGTVGRPNATGRITARNGSVRYLTNRFNIKTGSAEFSPYRGIEPVIKLHAENRLASTVINLDINGPVSAMNLGLTSEPAMSQEEILSLLTLRGSYFTGQRTSNGSVDSVLGRDQLISLLDAGLQMQFIAETENAVRNILGVDEFQIVRASMFDVRNQRNQTSRSTQSPEFAGYNLEIGKYLTDKLLISYTLGIDQKTQNISFRYELNKRISVGGNFGGANNGLYTIETRFNF
- a CDS encoding OmpH family outer membrane protein, which encodes MRSMVKSILGMSKRVKLSLVVVAILAATILLGGCNFGQSTVGVLDVNKVMSDSPRIKQFQDQLNTKGKELSDQLEKDKPNISAEEYQKRQETAYGEFLKTKQELETQIDDSIKQAIEQVGKEKKMGVVLYKTSVAHGGTDVTDDVLKKMQ
- a CDS encoding sigma-70 family RNA polymerase sigma factor produces the protein MTLNQYLGELKNVKLLAGEEEQALWQAFKDTDDLDARRRLIESYQPLVFKVAMRWRLEESVLMDLVQEGTVGLIEAVENYDHTRGVAFSLYATHRIRGRILNYLNKEKSPALVHMESPLAAGEADDSGTFGDLLVDASAEVAAQAEQSYLVEQLKHAMGRLPVKEQLVLSGMYLDETEPKELAVNMDMSVSHIYRLQKQGIRRLRGMLARLMGSW
- the lpxD gene encoding UDP-3-O-(3-hydroxymyristoyl)glucosamine N-acyltransferase — its product is MKKTLKELAALVEGVILGETDFENIEITGVTGIEDAGPGNITFAVPPHLDKAARSPAAAVVVPDTVYQYPKPAIRVANPRVAFVTLLNLFTPQPDVKREIHPSAILGTGVSIGGNVAVMAYAVIEDGVTIGNNTVIYPHTYIGHNSRIGGDTLIYPGVTIRENCQVGNRVIIHSGAAIGSDGFGFVTFNGQHIKVPQVGNVIIEDEVEIGANATIDRATTSSTIVRQGTKIDNLVHLAHNVEIGENCFLVAQTGIAGSAKVGSNVTFAGQTGSAGHLTIGDNCVFAARSAPISDVPANSFYAGFPARPHGEWLRAEGAIGKLPELIKKIRNLEQRLAKLENKEEK
- a CDS encoding BamA/OMP85 family outer membrane protein, giving the protein MKAFKGSKYVLFAAIISFSLVFAVLQASAVDITGKTATAIQVTGSNQVAESTIMGVVQLKPGDTITADKIKQDLQSIYDLGYFFDVVANFSEVPEGIKVIYTVMENPQLNDVVVQGATKVSADKIKGMITVNKGSIVNTRTVDTNIRSIEQYYHDQGYILAKVSDVSMSPGGVLTLTVNEGRLEGIVVKGNEKTKTGVITREMTKLQVGQPFNVKDAQRSMQKVHNLGYFEDVNMKLNPGQEPNAVVVETSVVEQKTGTFSIGGGYSEADGMIGIIELGDNNFRGTGDKVKLHWEFGGTSNKNYEVSYTRPWLDSKQTSLGFSVYNMTNRYSDYYDGGDLQSTYDKNRRGFDITLGRPQGEYVQNYITFKNRHDSHVEYVEGAENYSDGTPQHQQYLDDNFGLTRSITLTRVFDSRDNYMNPTEGRRVSLSSEFAGLGGDFKFNKYTLDARQYRSLGHDHVLAARVMAGYADGNMPEAGKFAVGGPDTLRGYKDDEYKGDKMLAASVEYRFPLVSKVQGAFFTDIGNAWDGEGYKLDDLKGSVGVGIRLVTPIGPVRIDYAKGSEGGRAHFSFGGQF